A part of Prolixibacteraceae bacterium genomic DNA contains:
- a CDS encoding DUF3859 domain-containing protein: protein MRYEEASTKFDLKYTPWDVESMKQALDKYTRLIATGEAFEDDYCVAHFTLDLNLLSDELKIYHKDFIQGLTENKQCHTGEHQFYQIAVEIPGLKESIISSCRAMVQYARDRNDSSRMWLTCEMPFGIEPLYLTATKYPEYGYLLASFLISNWDTEHMYEPIGYLRMWSEPIGITEDTIKAFCYCDNNLAREEMLGFTTWDGGGEEYVGETNFDLINHFRKDNSAFYSFRNTLISRYKDMAILIDDENQNRYNPIKQIIIEIMYPTSPYDVWDDDFDLDQWLIQTFIDSSAEKEIEDSTLYIEKVLKQKITTLFTTKKEVELDSVNPTEEESEEEGVKKWHDLFLKIYPNGARLWSYVQEGQHKEILETIESIDIVKKAKETKALYYEEFKEACSYKTPIQDELSSFFREYYKARKEGDHTETELLNEITRIYDVIHRSLGYPIVSDDLRYYFSRTIKVMNRHQIIIRYPQHWTNELPHLIGSLDCKHGSNSNNLKVLNRLHSIIQENREEASTIILDYYNDSELRDRASSRRSQKDVSKIALTVVALAIMYFDQERKVKDKLTNASYKFTEEHLKRILIEEIYSETQFPSSYEIEQYSAEKVFDDQLKKGRQAVILEDILMWKKVLNFLNTEHILDADANFKHCLYILKTKLKYDDRIDIAEDQRNYDLYSFKEEVAPLIVTAWLTQQIKSAPHKEFMKRWLKLSFQIAPLRTAGIIETLNPSLKKPEQFESYIQAVDSMKTMGLTDEAYWAYQLESLHKQLVDRDLDIKSLDKEPKYVQQYIQLIRLHIDSLDDITEPSNPIGLVANHLTNLKVNLNNGIRKYIERNSHSSFVFRAMEVFGIKAPYQNKLDSLAIEKIKRDLYDTICGPEKYYESYLNKFGIENSIQKYYTGDPNFISSLNEIQTSELTDQQYESLKRQYYTHKSGWVQTAIVLRENKGRSLYNADVLNYLAEAVKRGESFVVSSLTVLYVAPCNEQHLQAITAYEGLDFNNTIMSFIDAYFFENKPFSFIEKLLDFSFWNNGLYCGITNYSEFSLANTFLHLSPKIQEQILNIICTLHMEDVDELYRCNQTEGRKKISSIMYENDMNPKMQFRFNVFSMNRPGLVALAEKHDCSNWIKECNIDNTIYALKCLSYMPKHHALLCELQNHPSLKIKRAAKSLINAYKINEADLALYHIIDYGTYKMCKEEKVVDRKENVTREANAPVCIKQTTTIKATHNSYMGLRFTSLHPAKMGKVCEHRVTITHPARNKDGVVEMIQSGWNQNGYNDSAIFLGWFFDPSEEILEGTYHLAAFDLNGKLLVEKQIEVKK from the coding sequence ATGAGATACGAAGAAGCAAGTACTAAATTTGATCTAAAATATACTCCATGGGATGTTGAGAGTATGAAACAGGCCTTAGATAAGTATACACGATTGATTGCTACTGGTGAAGCATTCGAAGATGACTATTGTGTGGCGCATTTCACGCTCGATCTTAATCTCCTATCAGATGAACTTAAGATTTATCACAAAGATTTTATCCAAGGACTCACTGAAAATAAACAATGTCACACTGGAGAGCATCAATTCTATCAAATTGCTGTGGAGATCCCTGGACTGAAAGAGTCCATTATCTCGTCCTGTAGAGCAATGGTTCAATATGCTAGAGACAGGAATGATTCATCCCGAATGTGGCTTACATGTGAAATGCCTTTTGGAATTGAACCTCTTTACCTTACAGCAACCAAATACCCAGAATATGGATACCTACTAGCAAGCTTTTTGATATCTAATTGGGATACAGAACATATGTATGAACCTATTGGTTATCTTCGCATGTGGAGTGAACCAATTGGAATAACAGAAGATACAATTAAAGCATTTTGTTATTGTGACAACAACCTAGCAAGAGAAGAGATGCTTGGGTTTACAACCTGGGATGGGGGTGGAGAGGAATATGTTGGAGAGACCAATTTTGATCTCATTAATCATTTCAGAAAAGATAATAGTGCATTCTATAGCTTTAGAAACACACTGATATCAAGATATAAGGACATGGCTATTCTTATAGATGATGAAAATCAGAATCGTTATAATCCAATAAAACAGATCATTATTGAGATTATGTACCCAACCTCTCCTTATGATGTATGGGATGATGATTTTGATTTAGATCAGTGGCTGATTCAAACATTTATTGATTCCTCTGCAGAGAAAGAAATTGAAGACAGTACCTTATATATAGAAAAAGTACTAAAGCAGAAGATCACCACCCTTTTCACTACAAAGAAAGAGGTTGAGCTAGACTCTGTAAACCCAACAGAAGAAGAATCCGAAGAGGAAGGAGTAAAAAAATGGCATGATCTATTTCTTAAGATTTATCCTAATGGTGCACGACTTTGGTCTTACGTACAAGAAGGACAACACAAAGAAATACTTGAGACAATAGAATCCATTGATATCGTTAAAAAGGCAAAAGAGACAAAGGCTCTTTATTATGAAGAATTTAAAGAAGCTTGTAGCTACAAAACACCTATACAAGACGAATTAAGCAGCTTTTTTAGGGAGTATTACAAAGCTAGAAAAGAAGGAGATCATACTGAGACAGAATTATTAAATGAAATCACTCGTATATATGATGTAATTCATAGAAGTTTAGGCTACCCAATAGTTAGCGATGATCTTAGATATTACTTTTCTCGTACTATCAAGGTAATGAATCGTCATCAAATTATAATTCGTTACCCACAACATTGGACCAATGAATTACCTCACCTAATTGGGTCACTTGATTGCAAACATGGAAGTAACTCTAACAACTTAAAAGTTCTTAATAGACTTCACTCTATCATTCAAGAGAATAGAGAAGAAGCTTCAACCATTATTCTAGATTATTATAATGATAGCGAACTAAGAGACCGAGCATCTAGTAGAAGAAGTCAAAAAGATGTATCAAAGATAGCCTTAACGGTAGTTGCATTAGCAATAATGTATTTTGATCAAGAACGCAAAGTGAAAGACAAGCTTACAAATGCATCCTATAAATTTACTGAAGAGCATTTGAAAAGAATACTCATAGAAGAGATATATAGTGAAACTCAATTCCCGTCATCTTATGAGATTGAGCAGTATAGTGCTGAAAAGGTTTTCGATGATCAACTTAAAAAAGGGAGACAAGCTGTCATACTAGAAGATATTTTGATGTGGAAGAAGGTACTCAACTTCTTGAATACAGAACATATCTTAGACGCTGATGCAAACTTCAAGCATTGTCTATATATTTTAAAAACAAAGCTAAAATATGATGATCGAATAGATATCGCTGAAGATCAACGAAATTACGACCTATACTCTTTTAAGGAAGAAGTTGCACCTTTGATTGTCACGGCTTGGCTGACCCAACAAATAAAGAGTGCTCCTCATAAAGAATTTATGAAACGTTGGTTGAAATTATCCTTTCAGATTGCCCCATTGCGAACTGCAGGTATTATTGAAACCTTAAACCCTTCATTAAAAAAACCAGAGCAGTTTGAATCCTATATTCAAGCAGTGGACTCCATGAAAACAATGGGGTTGACAGATGAAGCTTATTGGGCATATCAATTAGAGTCTTTACACAAACAATTGGTGGATAGGGATCTTGATATTAAATCATTAGACAAAGAGCCCAAATATGTACAACAATATATTCAATTGATCAGGCTACACATTGATTCCTTAGATGACATCACAGAACCGAGCAATCCAATTGGTTTAGTAGCTAATCACCTAACCAATTTGAAGGTTAATTTAAACAATGGTATCCGAAAATATATTGAACGAAATAGTCATTCATCGTTTGTATTTCGTGCAATGGAGGTATTTGGAATAAAAGCACCTTATCAAAATAAACTAGACTCATTAGCAATAGAAAAAATAAAGAGAGATCTTTACGATACCATCTGTGGCCCAGAAAAGTACTACGAAAGCTACTTAAATAAATTTGGTATCGAGAATAGCATTCAAAAATATTATACTGGAGATCCTAATTTTATATCAAGCCTTAATGAAATTCAAACTTCTGAATTAACAGATCAGCAATATGAATCCCTAAAGAGGCAGTATTATACACACAAATCAGGATGGGTCCAAACAGCAATTGTACTAAGAGAGAATAAAGGAAGATCACTCTATAATGCTGATGTACTCAATTATCTTGCTGAAGCTGTTAAAAGAGGAGAATCTTTTGTGGTTAGTTCTCTTACTGTACTATATGTTGCCCCATGTAATGAACAACACCTACAGGCAATAACAGCATACGAAGGATTAGACTTTAATAATACAATTATGAGCTTCATTGATGCTTATTTTTTCGAGAATAAACCGTTCTCTTTTATTGAAAAACTACTAGATTTTTCTTTTTGGAATAATGGTTTATACTGTGGTATTACAAATTACTCTGAATTCTCTTTAGCAAATACTTTTCTTCACCTTAGTCCTAAAATTCAAGAACAGATATTAAATATCATCTGTACACTTCACATGGAAGATGTAGATGAGTTATACCGTTGTAATCAAACAGAAGGACGAAAGAAAATCTCATCTATCATGTATGAGAATGATATGAATCCGAAGATGCAATTTAGGTTTAACGTATTTTCCATGAATAGGCCAGGCCTAGTAGCATTAGCTGAAAAACATGACTGTAGCAATTGGATTAAAGAATGTAATATTGACAATACCATATATGCACTAAAATGTTTGTCTTATATGCCCAAACATCATGCACTTCTATGTGAATTACAAAATCATCCGTCATTGAAGATAAAACGAGCTGCGAAGAGTCTCATTAATGCCTATAAGATTAATGAAGCAGATCTCGCTCTTTACCATATCATTGACTACGGCACATATAAAATGTGTAAGGAGGAGAAAGTTGTTGATAGAAAAGAAAATGTAACACGAGAAGCAAATGCCCCTGTTTGT